One region of Monomorium pharaonis isolate MP-MQ-018 chromosome 11, ASM1337386v2, whole genome shotgun sequence genomic DNA includes:
- the LOC105829091 gene encoding probable glutamate--tRNA ligase, mitochondrial — protein sequence MQRGILRATSLQLLQRRFFKKYHVRVRFAPSPTGDLHLGGLRTAVYNYLFARSNNGTFILRIEDTDRTRTVPGAIEKLQDDLLWAGIISDENPTRGGPVGPYVQSSRLELYKEQVFKLLNNGSAYYCFCTEKRLELLRKEAIKCGQVPKYDNRCRHFTRDEVNQMLKKNTTYCIRFKLSSTPEAFHDIVYGDVLHDITKSEGDPIIIKSDGYPTYHFANVVDDHFMEISHVLRGIEWQVSTPKHIMLYKAFGWDPPVYGHLPLILNADGSKLSKRQGDIKIESFRKQGIFPLALLNYVIGAGGGFHKQLENQNLYSYSELIKQFDVNKIKLSSGKLMPEKLMEFNKLEIANLLQDKENHKFFIERIKKLVLEAFPEWKNDGNLQLDDDHIITTLKWAQNRIWTLNDLVKKDLAFLWIVPSSTSSVKQTGCSDAIKLLNAELVEIDANNYKTDWMAPYLKDFAEKNGVPFAAFMKTLRSVMCGVKVGPPVAEMMEILGKDRTLLRLQRCVS from the exons ATGCAGCGTGGCATACTTCGCGCGACGAGTCTCCAGCTGTTGCAGAGGCGGTTCTTCAAAAAGTATCACGTGAGGGTTAGATTCGCGCCCAGCCCCACTG GTGACTTACACTTGGGAGGATTGCGTACAGctgtatacaattatttattcgcACGTAGCAACAATGGCACATTTATTTTGAGGATCGAGGACACCGATCGGACAAGGACGGTGCCTGGGGCGATAGAAAAACTTCAGGATGATTTGCTGTGGGCAGGAATTATATCCGACGAAAATCCTACCAGAGGTGGCCCCGTTGGCCCTTATGTGCAATCATCAAGACTTGAATTGTACAA GGAACAGGTATTTAAACTCTTGAACAATGGATCTGCGTATTATTGCTTTTGTACAGAAAAGAGGCTGGAATTGCTGAGGAAAGAAGCGATAAAATGTGGACAGGTACCTAAATACGATAACAGGTGTCGGCATTTTACCAGGGATGAAGTaaatcaaatgttaaaaaaaaacacaaccTATTGTATTAGATTTAAG tTATCGTCTACACCAGAAGCCTTTCACGATATAGTTTACGGAGACGTGTTGCATGATATAACTAAATCTGAAGGGGatccaattattataaaatcagaTGGTTACCCTACTTACCATTTTGCAAATGTAGTTGATGATCATTTTATGGAGATATCTCATGTCTTACGGGGTATTGAATGGCAGGTTTCTACACCTAAACATATTATGCTTTATAA AGCGTTTGGCTGGGATCCTCCTGTATATGGGCACTTGCCTCTAATACTGAACGCAGATGGATCAAAGTTGTCGAAAAGACAAGGTGACATAAAAATTGAGTCATTTAGAAAACAAGGTATTTTTCCACTAGCATTGTTGAATTATGTAATAGGGGCTGGTGGTGGTTTTCATAAACAGCTGGAGAACCAAAATCTTTACAGCTattcagaattaattaaacag tTTGatgttaacaaaataaaattaagctcTGGTAAACTTATGCcagaaaaattaatggaatttAACAAATTGGAAATTGCAAACTTGTTGCAAGATAAAGAGaaccataaattttttattgagagaattaaaaaattagtgttGGAAGCATTTCCTGAATG GAAAAATGATGGAAATTTACAGTTGGATGATGATCACATAATAACTACATTAAAGTGGGCCCAAAACAGAATATGGACACTCAATGATCTCGTCAAAAAAGATTTAGCATTTCTATGGATTGTTCCGTCTTCTACATCAAGTGTTAAACAAACTGGGTGTTCAG atgcaattaaattattgaatgcGGAATTAGTCGAAATTGatgctaataattataagaCAGATTGGATGGCAccatatttaaaagattttgcCGAGAAGAACGGAGTTCCATTTGCTGCTTTCATGAAAACTCTGAGAAGCGTAATGTGTGGTGTAAAG GTTGGACCACCTGTTGCTGAAATGATGGAAATTTTAGGAAAAGATAGAACATTATTGCGACTGCAGCGCTGTGTTTCCTGA